From the genome of Deinococcus sp. JMULE3, one region includes:
- a CDS encoding beta-galactosidase — translation MTNPDPTPSEILMLGTCDYPEHVPSDRWAPYARMQAELGLRFVRVAEFAWSRLEPRPGEFDWAWLDDAIAAYAAEGLRVVMCTPTPTPPAWLIRAHPEILAFDDQGRVREFGSRRHYDFASPVFREHSRRITRAVAERYGQHPAVVGWQTDNEFGCHNTSRSYGGASEAAFPAWLQARYGTLDALNEAWGNVFWSMEYTDWAQVKSPALTVTEPNPSHVLDYHRFASALIASFQAEQVEILRELAPGRFVTHNFMIFESGFDHYDVARGLDFATWDNYPTGMLEFFAPPGVGEDLKNHYARTGHPDLVAFNHDVYRSLMLGKDGLGRDGAGTPNGFWVMEQQCGQVNWAPYNPLPAEGAVALWTAQAWAHGADVVSYFRWRAATMAQEVMHSGLLRHDETPDRGFAEVAGLDLTQFPVGPVPARVALLHDYESLWIYDQQRHAAGLSYWAQTVTYYMALRSLGVDVQITHPDADLSGFAAVVAPAITLVPAERAARWEAAAQGGVPFVFGPRTAFRTPGGATWSDGQFGPLSGLTGARLLQYDSLRPGVTQGVTGAFGSVDASLWAESYRVNGAQTLATYAGGPLDGQSAVIRHGHATVIGAHSLGLIRAVLSEVLGGAGVPLLDLPEGVRVSRRADRTLVQNWHPHAVTWGGLELGPVSSVVLGGDWTPTQGKGEQGDGVNGE, via the coding sequence GACGAACCCCGACCCCACCCCGTCCGAAATCCTGATGCTGGGCACCTGCGATTACCCCGAGCATGTCCCCTCTGACCGCTGGGCGCCGTACGCGCGGATGCAGGCGGAGCTGGGCCTGCGGTTCGTGCGGGTCGCGGAGTTCGCCTGGAGCCGCCTGGAACCCCGCCCCGGCGAGTTCGACTGGGCGTGGCTGGACGACGCGATCGCCGCGTACGCCGCCGAAGGCCTGCGCGTGGTGATGTGCACGCCGACGCCGACGCCGCCCGCATGGCTGATCCGCGCGCACCCGGAGATCCTGGCGTTCGACGACCAGGGCCGCGTGCGGGAGTTCGGGTCGCGCCGCCACTACGATTTCGCGTCACCCGTGTTCCGCGAGCACTCGCGCCGTATCACGCGTGCGGTCGCCGAGCGGTACGGGCAGCACCCGGCGGTGGTGGGCTGGCAGACCGACAACGAGTTCGGGTGTCATAACACCAGCCGCAGTTACGGCGGCGCGAGCGAGGCGGCGTTCCCCGCATGGCTGCAGGCGCGCTACGGCACGCTGGACGCGCTGAACGAGGCGTGGGGGAACGTGTTCTGGAGCATGGAGTACACCGACTGGGCGCAGGTGAAGTCCCCGGCGCTGACCGTGACGGAACCGAACCCGTCGCACGTGCTGGACTACCACCGTTTCGCGTCGGCCCTGATCGCGTCGTTCCAGGCCGAGCAGGTGGAGATCCTGCGTGAACTCGCGCCGGGGCGGTTCGTGACGCACAACTTCATGATCTTCGAGTCGGGTTTCGACCATTACGACGTGGCGCGCGGCCTGGACTTCGCGACGTGGGACAACTACCCGACCGGGATGCTGGAATTCTTCGCGCCCCCAGGCGTGGGCGAGGACCTGAAGAACCACTACGCCCGCACCGGGCACCCGGATCTGGTGGCGTTCAACCATGACGTGTACCGCAGCCTGATGCTCGGGAAGGACGGGCTGGGCCGGGACGGGGCGGGCACGCCGAACGGGTTCTGGGTGATGGAGCAGCAGTGCGGTCAGGTGAACTGGGCGCCATACAACCCGCTGCCCGCCGAAGGCGCGGTGGCGTTGTGGACGGCGCAGGCGTGGGCGCACGGCGCGGACGTCGTGAGTTACTTCCGCTGGCGGGCCGCGACGATGGCGCAGGAGGTCATGCACTCCGGACTGCTGCGCCACGACGAGACGCCCGACCGGGGCTTCGCGGAGGTCGCGGGCCTGGACCTCACGCAGTTCCCTGTTGGCCCGGTCCCGGCGCGCGTGGCGCTGCTGCACGACTACGAGAGCCTGTGGATCTATGACCAGCAGCGGCACGCGGCGGGCCTGAGCTACTGGGCGCAGACGGTCACGTACTACATGGCGCTGCGCTCGCTGGGCGTGGACGTGCAGATCACCCACCCGGACGCGGACCTGAGCGGTTTCGCGGCGGTGGTCGCCCCGGCGATCACGCTGGTTCCCGCTGAGCGGGCGGCGCGCTGGGAGGCGGCGGCGCAGGGTGGCGTGCCGTTCGTGTTCGGGCCGCGCACGGCGTTCCGCACGCCGGGCGGCGCGACGTGGTCGGATGGGCAGTTCGGCCCGCTGTCGGGCCTGACGGGCGCGCGCCTGCTGCAGTACGACAGCCTGCGCCCCGGCGTGACGCAGGGCGTGACCGGCGCGTTCGGGAGCGTGGACGCCAGCCTCTGGGCCGAGAGTTACCGCGTGAACGGCGCGCAGACCCTCGCCACGTACGCGGGCGGGCCGCTGGACGGGCAGAGCGCCGTGATCCGCCACGGGCACGCGACCGTGATCGGCGCGCACAGCCTGGGGCTGATCCGGGCGGTGCTGAGCGAGGTGCTGGGCGGCGCCGGCGTGCCGCTGCTGGACCTGCCGGAGGGGGTGCGCGTGTCGCGCCGCGCGGACCGGACGCTGGTGCAGAACTGGCATCCGCACGCGGTGACGTGGGGCGGCCTGGAGCTGGGTCCGGTGAGTTCGGTGGTGCTGGGCGGCGACTGGACGCCCACGCAAGGGAAAGGAGAGCAGGGTGACGGAGTTAACGGTGAATAA
- a CDS encoding glycoside hydrolase family 36 protein: MNKWTVNEAPQDLRVLISGFQSWSEAELRPLTDVQAVPGQHWRVEQGHDPGFPPSGEAGVWRSHTVLALVRADGSGWVGSVGDATRTFAQWEARAGTADVTVTCTLEGPDVPVTWEETGDVIATLEARAADLGAAMGARTPAPVRVWCSWYSYYRDVTLDAMLDNARLAREHGLDFDVFQLDDGFQTFLGDWEDPSAHFGGHARELPARLAELGFTAGLWLAPFLVQPQSRLFRDHPEWLLRGEDGQPLAFGNNWGGPYHALDTTHPGALAWIRELGRTVRGWGYTYLKIDFLYGATQPGVRHDPTVGRAEAYRMGLQAFRDGVGDDAFILACGAPLAQSIGLVDAMRTGPDVAPLWDEDSRRVWLGDATGPSARNALHTALSRWYQHAWYQPDPDVAICRRELSLLSATEREAIAGMLDVIGGLRASSDPVSLLDEEGLALLRRCLTVSTPDRPVTLATSFGDAVTHFTRGTFNLTDRATGGIPAHGYRSAQGKEQA, from the coding sequence GTGAATAAGTGGACAGTCAATGAGGCCCCGCAGGACCTGCGGGTGTTGATCAGTGGATTCCAGTCGTGGAGCGAGGCGGAACTGCGCCCGCTGACGGACGTTCAGGCCGTGCCGGGGCAGCACTGGCGGGTGGAGCAGGGGCACGATCCGGGCTTCCCGCCCAGCGGCGAGGCCGGGGTGTGGCGCAGCCATACCGTGCTGGCGCTGGTCCGCGCCGACGGCAGCGGCTGGGTCGGCAGTGTCGGGGACGCCACGCGCACCTTCGCGCAGTGGGAGGCCCGCGCCGGAACCGCTGACGTGACCGTGACCTGCACCCTGGAAGGCCCCGACGTTCCCGTCACCTGGGAGGAGACCGGGGACGTGATCGCCACCCTGGAGGCCCGCGCGGCAGACCTGGGCGCGGCGATGGGCGCGCGGACGCCCGCGCCAGTGCGGGTGTGGTGCTCGTGGTACTCGTACTACCGCGACGTGACGCTGGACGCCATGCTGGACAACGCCCGTCTGGCCCGCGAGCACGGCCTGGACTTCGACGTGTTCCAGCTGGACGACGGCTTCCAGACGTTCCTGGGCGACTGGGAGGACCCCAGCGCCCACTTCGGCGGGCACGCCCGCGAGCTGCCCGCGCGCCTCGCGGAGCTGGGCTTCACGGCGGGCCTGTGGCTGGCGCCGTTCCTGGTGCAGCCGCAGAGCCGCCTGTTCCGCGACCACCCCGAGTGGCTACTGCGTGGCGAGGACGGTCAGCCGCTGGCGTTCGGGAACAACTGGGGCGGCCCGTACCACGCGCTCGACACCACGCACCCCGGCGCGCTGGCGTGGATCCGCGAGCTGGGGCGCACGGTGCGCGGCTGGGGGTACACGTACCTGAAGATCGACTTCCTGTACGGCGCGACCCAGCCCGGCGTGCGGCATGACCCGACGGTCGGGCGGGCCGAGGCGTACCGCATGGGCCTGCAGGCGTTCCGGGACGGCGTGGGTGACGACGCGTTCATCCTCGCGTGCGGGGCGCCGCTGGCGCAGAGCATCGGGCTGGTGGACGCCATGCGCACCGGTCCGGACGTGGCCCCGCTGTGGGATGAGGACTCCCGCCGCGTGTGGCTGGGCGACGCGACCGGCCCCAGCGCCCGCAACGCGCTGCACACCGCGCTGAGCCGCTGGTATCAGCACGCGTGGTACCAGCCGGACCCGGACGTGGCGATCTGCCGCCGCGAACTGAGCCTGCTCAGCGCCACCGAGCGGGAGGCCATCGCGGGCATGCTGGACGTCATCGGGGGCCTGCGGGCCAGCAGCGACCCGGTCAGCCTGCTGGACGAGGAGGGCTTGGCTCTGCTGCGCCGCTGCCTGACGGTCAGCACCCCGGACCGCCCGGTGACGCTCGCGACGTCCTTCGGGGACGCGGTGACGCACTTCACGCGCGGCACGTTCAACCTCACCGACCGCGCCACAGGCGGCATTCCCGCGCACGGCTACCGGTCGGCGCAGGGCAAGGAGCAGGCATGA
- the galT gene encoding galactose-1-phosphate uridylyltransferase yields MTTDRTSPLSASGYHTADFTKPDGRSLTLYGLEPIRVDSEIPSPSPDPVDARPLMRWHPVRGEWVMYAAHRMGRTFLPPPEYNPLAPTRDPEHPTELPRGEYDIAVFDNRFPSLTLTAPDPEPGPAGTRAGVGKCEVVVFSQSAQGRLCDLTDEQISLLLAVWADRTTRLAETGQINAVLPFENRGVEVGVTLHHPHGQIYAYDHVPPVAARAAAQMDAYVAEHGRPWLEDFIQEERAAEDRIIRDDGAALSVVPPFARYTFETWVLPTRPVSLLSDLSDAERLSMARVLRDALRRLDGLFGVRMPYLMTVHQAPLDTPRPAFPLHIEIYPYLRAPGRLKFLAGTEQGAGEFANDKFPEVAAAELRAVPDTAGDGL; encoded by the coding sequence ATGACCACCGACCGCACCTCACCCCTGTCGGCCAGCGGGTACCACACCGCCGACTTCACGAAACCCGACGGGCGCAGCCTAACCCTGTACGGTCTGGAGCCCATCCGGGTGGACAGCGAGATTCCCAGCCCCAGCCCCGACCCGGTGGACGCCCGTCCCCTGATGCGCTGGCATCCGGTGCGGGGCGAGTGGGTCATGTACGCCGCGCACCGCATGGGCCGCACGTTCCTCCCGCCGCCCGAGTACAACCCGCTGGCCCCCACCCGCGACCCCGAGCACCCCACCGAACTGCCGCGCGGCGAGTACGACATCGCCGTGTTCGACAACCGCTTCCCCAGCCTGACCCTGACGGCCCCCGACCCGGAGCCCGGCCCCGCCGGAACGCGCGCGGGCGTCGGCAAGTGCGAGGTCGTGGTGTTCAGCCAGAGTGCCCAGGGCCGCCTGTGCGACCTGACGGACGAGCAGATCAGCCTGCTGCTGGCCGTGTGGGCGGACCGCACCACGCGCCTCGCGGAGACCGGGCAGATCAACGCGGTGCTGCCCTTCGAGAACCGGGGCGTGGAGGTCGGCGTGACCCTGCACCACCCTCACGGGCAGATCTACGCCTACGATCACGTGCCGCCGGTCGCCGCGCGGGCTGCCGCGCAGATGGACGCGTACGTCGCCGAGCACGGCCGCCCCTGGCTGGAGGACTTCATCCAGGAGGAACGCGCCGCCGAGGACCGCATCATCCGCGATGACGGCGCGGCCCTGAGCGTCGTGCCGCCGTTTGCGCGCTACACCTTCGAGACGTGGGTGCTGCCCACCCGCCCGGTCAGCCTGCTCAGTGACCTGAGCGACGCCGAGCGGCTCAGCATGGCGCGGGTGCTGCGCGACGCGCTGCGCCGCCTGGACGGCCTGTTCGGCGTGCGCATGCCGTACCTGATGACCGTGCATCAGGCGCCGCTGGACACGCCCCGCCCGGCGTTCCCGCTGCACATCGAGATCTACCCGTACCTGCGCGCGCCGGGCCGCCTGAAGTTCCTGGCGGGCACCGAGCAGGGCGCCGGGGAGTTCGCGAACGACAAGTTCCCGGAGGTCGCCGCCGCCGAGCTGCGCGCCGTGCCGGACACCGCAGGAGACGGACTGTGA
- the galK gene encoding galactokinase, with protein MTHTSYEQAFGSAPQATAQAPGRVNLLGEHTDYQGGFVLPTAIPQQATVALGRNGSAEHVLYSTNLDQTIRVPVGEVGSGFAPYLTGCFALSGVQEGLNAFITSDVPSGGLSSSAALEVATLRALRDLADLDLDDVALALRGVQVEHEFVGVKCGVMDQMASSLADTRTMLLIDTRSLDRRAVPFPAGAEVLVIDSGVPRRLAESGYNERRAQVEEAARLLGVPQLRDVTDPSVVETLPPVLRERARHVVTENNRVLAALEPDVDATRFGQLMNASHASLKGDYAVSHERVDELVALLQAHPDVYGARMTGAGFGGAVVALVRQGKATVAAQAVLAEYSEQGSQVVP; from the coding sequence GTGACCCACACCAGTTATGAACAGGCGTTCGGGAGTGCGCCGCAGGCCACCGCGCAGGCCCCGGGTCGCGTGAACCTGCTGGGCGAACACACCGACTACCAGGGGGGCTTCGTGCTGCCCACCGCCATCCCGCAGCAGGCGACCGTCGCGCTGGGCCGCAACGGCAGCGCCGAGCACGTCCTGTACTCCACGAACCTGGACCAGACCATCCGCGTGCCGGTCGGCGAGGTCGGCAGCGGCTTCGCGCCGTACCTGACCGGCTGCTTCGCCCTGAGCGGCGTGCAGGAGGGCCTGAACGCCTTCATCACCAGCGACGTGCCCAGCGGCGGCCTGAGCAGCAGCGCCGCGCTGGAGGTCGCCACGCTCCGCGCCCTGCGGGACCTCGCGGACCTCGACCTCGACGACGTGGCCCTGGCCCTGCGTGGCGTGCAGGTCGAACACGAGTTCGTGGGTGTCAAGTGCGGTGTCATGGACCAGATGGCCAGCTCCCTGGCCGACACCCGCACCATGCTCCTGATCGACACCCGCAGCCTCGACCGCCGCGCCGTGCCGTTCCCCGCCGGGGCGGAGGTGCTCGTCATCGACTCCGGCGTGCCGCGCCGCCTCGCCGAGAGCGGGTACAACGAACGCCGCGCGCAGGTCGAGGAGGCCGCCCGCCTGCTCGGCGTCCCGCAACTGCGCGATGTGACCGACCCTTCGGTCGTCGAGACGCTCCCGCCCGTCCTGCGCGAACGCGCCCGGCACGTCGTCACCGAGAACAACCGCGTGCTGGCCGCGCTGGAACCCGACGTGGACGCCACCCGCTTCGGGCAGCTCATGAACGCCAGCCACGCCAGCCTCAAAGGCGACTACGCCGTCAGTCACGAACGCGTGGACGAACTCGTCGCGCTGCTCCAGGCGCACCCGGACGTGTACGGCGCGCGCATGACCGGCGCGGGCTTCGGCGGGGCAGTCGTCGCCCTCGTCCGCCAGGGAAAGGCCACCGTCGCCGCGCAGGCGGTCCTCGCGGAGTACAGCGAGCAGGGCTCCCAGGTCGTTCCGTAA
- a CDS encoding GNAT family N-acetyltransferase, with amino-acid sequence MTQPSYSLTTSLDGMTPEQLHGFFVDWPNPPTPDTFLRLLRGSYRVVLAVHDGQVIGFVQAISDGVLTAYIPLLEVLPEWQGRGVGRALMTRLQEELRHLYAMDLGCDDHLVPYYEGLGMRRGNLMCTRNYERQDGAPTG; translated from the coding sequence GTGACTCAACCCAGCTATTCCCTCACGACGTCCCTGGACGGCATGACGCCTGAACAGCTCCACGGATTCTTCGTGGACTGGCCCAACCCGCCCACGCCCGACACGTTCCTGCGCCTGCTGCGCGGGTCGTACCGGGTCGTGCTGGCCGTGCATGACGGGCAGGTGATCGGCTTCGTGCAGGCGATCAGCGACGGCGTGCTGACCGCGTACATTCCACTTCTGGAAGTTCTGCCCGAGTGGCAGGGCCGGGGCGTGGGCCGCGCCCTGATGACCCGCCTGCAGGAAGAACTGCGGCACCTGTACGCCATGGACCTCGGCTGCGACGACCACCTCGTCCCGTACTACGAGGGGCTGGGGATGCGGCGCGGCAACCTGATGTGCACCCGCAACTACGAGCGGCAGGATGGGGCGCCCACCGGGTGA
- a CDS encoding DUF4259 domain-containing protein — MSAWGVGPFQNEAAAEYAAEIVQDGAYALAEAFDVALDPDNDYLEAEEGHRAVAAAETLAAVLTGDTSALTDAALRAWVQNADAAELTHLRGHAMEALERVLDPGSELPDLWEDSEDADAWREDIQRLRAALS; from the coding sequence ATGAGCGCCTGGGGCGTCGGCCCCTTCCAGAACGAGGCCGCCGCTGAGTACGCCGCCGAGATCGTGCAGGACGGCGCGTACGCCCTGGCGGAAGCCTTCGACGTCGCGCTGGACCCCGACAACGACTACCTGGAAGCCGAGGAAGGCCACCGCGCCGTCGCCGCCGCCGAGACCCTCGCCGCCGTCCTCACGGGCGATACCAGCGCCCTGACCGACGCCGCCCTGCGCGCCTGGGTGCAGAACGCGGACGCCGCCGAACTGACCCACCTGCGCGGGCACGCCATGGAAGCCCTGGAACGCGTCCTCGACCCAGGCAGCGAACTCCCGGACCTCTGGGAGGACAGCGAGGACGCCGACGCGTGGCGCGAGGACATCCAGCGCCTCCGCGCCGCGCTGAGCTGA
- the ispG gene encoding flavodoxin-dependent (E)-4-hydroxy-3-methylbut-2-enyl-diphosphate synthase: MKRRQTVSVNVGGVMVGSAHPVVVQSMTNTDTANAEATAIQIAQLVRAGSEIVRVTVNTREAAAAIPDIIARLQEVGIEVPIVGDFHYNGHILLREFPETARLLAKYRINPGNVGAGQHHDANFATMIEVAKEFDKPVRIGVNWGSLDQQVLARLMDENTANGSPKTGTDVMIDAMVVSALESAAYAEELGLAHDRILISVKVSSAPELWQVYRQLAPLCDYPLHLGLTEAGMGMKGIVASSAALAPLLIEGIGDTIRVSLTPEPGASRKLEVEVAQQILQSLGIRQFLPQVTSCPGCGRTTSTFFQELAQKIQDYIRDTMPDWKARYPGVEDMQVAVMGCIVNGPGESKHANIGISLPGTGEDPRAPVYQDGKLLTTLRGPRIAEDFQDLMEQYVEQRYGRSEAPA, from the coding sequence ATGAAGCGTCGCCAGACCGTCAGCGTCAACGTCGGGGGGGTCATGGTGGGCAGCGCCCACCCGGTCGTCGTGCAGTCCATGACGAACACCGACACCGCCAACGCCGAAGCCACCGCCATCCAGATCGCGCAGCTCGTCCGGGCAGGCAGCGAGATCGTGCGCGTCACCGTCAACACCCGCGAGGCCGCCGCCGCCATCCCCGACATCATCGCCCGCCTTCAGGAGGTCGGGATCGAGGTGCCCATCGTCGGGGACTTCCACTACAACGGCCACATCCTCCTGCGCGAATTTCCCGAAACCGCCCGTCTGCTCGCCAAGTACCGCATCAACCCCGGCAACGTCGGCGCCGGACAGCACCACGACGCGAACTTCGCCACCATGATCGAGGTCGCCAAAGAGTTCGACAAACCCGTCCGCATCGGCGTGAACTGGGGCAGCCTCGACCAGCAGGTCCTCGCCCGCCTCATGGACGAGAACACCGCTAACGGCTCACCCAAGACCGGCACGGACGTCATGATCGACGCGATGGTCGTCTCTGCGCTGGAGAGCGCCGCGTACGCCGAGGAACTCGGCCTCGCACACGACAGGATCCTGATCAGCGTGAAGGTCAGCTCCGCCCCGGAACTCTGGCAGGTGTACCGCCAGCTCGCCCCGCTGTGCGACTACCCCCTGCACCTCGGCCTGACCGAGGCCGGCATGGGCATGAAAGGTATCGTCGCCAGCAGCGCCGCCCTCGCGCCTTTGCTCATCGAGGGTATCGGGGACACCATCCGCGTCAGCCTCACCCCGGAACCCGGCGCGAGCCGCAAACTGGAAGTCGAGGTCGCCCAGCAGATCCTCCAGAGCCTCGGCATCCGCCAGTTCCTCCCGCAGGTCACCTCCTGCCCCGGCTGCGGCCGCACCACCAGCACCTTCTTCCAGGAACTCGCGCAGAAGATCCAGGACTACATCCGCGACACCATGCCCGACTGGAAAGCCAGATACCCCGGCGTGGAGGACATGCAGGTGGCCGTCATGGGCTGCATCGTGAACGGCCCTGGCGAGAGCAAACACGCCAACATCGGCATCTCCCTGCCCGGCACCGGCGAGGACCCCCGCGCGCCCGTCTACCAGGACGGCAAACTCCTGACCACCCTGCGCGGCCCCCGTATCGCCGAGGACTTCCAGGACCTCATGGAACAATACGTCGAGCAGCGCTACGGCCGCAGCGAGGCCCCCGCATGA
- a CDS encoding TetR/AcrR family transcriptional regulator — translation MPYPAKLTPDTILREAQTLLDQGGPDALAMRPLADALGVRPGSLYRHFASRAALLNQLAEHAADALRDDVTAAARTQTPRAALDAIARAYLHFAHTRPHTYDLLMTPRPDQPPGIKTTAGKHLWNALLAHVGALSGNPDDTGHAVAYWTFLHGAASLQRSGLYGASGPQGGLDIGLSAILDRMERAAKA, via the coding sequence GTGCCGTACCCCGCGAAACTCACCCCCGATACCATCCTCCGGGAAGCGCAGACCCTCCTCGACCAGGGCGGCCCCGACGCCCTCGCCATGCGGCCCCTCGCCGACGCGCTCGGCGTGCGCCCCGGCAGCCTGTACCGCCACTTCGCCAGCCGCGCCGCCCTCCTGAACCAGCTCGCCGAACACGCCGCCGACGCCCTGCGCGACGACGTCACCGCCGCCGCCCGCACCCAGACCCCCCGCGCCGCACTGGACGCCATCGCCCGCGCGTACCTGCACTTCGCCCACACCCGCCCCCACACCTACGACCTCCTGATGACCCCACGCCCCGACCAACCCCCAGGCATCAAGACCACTGCCGGCAAGCACCTCTGGAACGCCCTGCTGGCCCACGTCGGCGCGCTGAGCGGCAACCCCGACGACACCGGGCACGCCGTCGCCTACTGGACGTTCCTGCACGGCGCGGCCAGCCTCCAGCGCAGCGGCCTGTACGGCGCCAGCGGCCCGCAAGGCGGCCTGGACATCGGCCTGAGCGCCATTCTGGACCGCATGGAACGCGCCGCGAAGGCGTAA
- a CDS encoding MBL fold metallo-hydrolase gives MPRPPIRLAQFGLINAYLVPEADGLTLIDAGVRGMDRRVNRAARQLGLPLRRVALTHTHSDHVGAIDTLMSQWPDLELLVGADDTTNLAPLGVKTTPTRLLRGGDRVGSLTVLDTPGHSPGHVAYLDERDGKLYSGDTFVNVPRLRVASVLNAAFPLPTFGTHDPAQTTRAARALLDVPLKTLATGHGPVIPGPLDAMRRAVQDAESGREPGAVTRTVSGWVGYLTRLSTDGAVAGKNLAYRNSRHS, from the coding sequence ATGCCCCGCCCACCCATCCGCCTCGCGCAGTTCGGCCTGATCAACGCGTACCTCGTCCCGGAAGCCGACGGACTGACCCTGATCGACGCGGGCGTGCGCGGCATGGACCGCCGCGTGAACCGCGCCGCCCGGCAGCTGGGCCTCCCGCTGCGCCGCGTCGCCCTGACCCACACCCACAGCGACCACGTCGGCGCGATCGACACCCTGATGAGCCAGTGGCCCGACCTGGAACTCCTCGTCGGGGCGGACGACACCACCAACCTCGCCCCCCTGGGCGTGAAGACCACCCCCACCCGCCTGCTGCGCGGCGGGGACCGCGTGGGCTCCCTGACCGTCCTCGACACGCCCGGCCACTCGCCCGGCCACGTCGCGTACCTCGACGAACGGGACGGCAAGCTGTACAGCGGCGACACCTTCGTGAACGTCCCCCGCCTGCGGGTCGCCAGCGTCCTGAACGCCGCCTTCCCGCTGCCCACCTTCGGTACGCACGACCCCGCGCAGACCACGCGGGCCGCCCGCGCCCTGCTGGACGTGCCCCTGAAGACCCTCGCCACCGGACACGGCCCGGTCATCCCGGGGCCGCTGGATGCTATGCGCCGCGCCGTGCAGGACGCCGAATCCGGCCGCGAACCGGGGGCGGTCACCCGCACCGTCTCCGGCTGGGTCGGCTACCTGACGCGCCTGAGCACCGACGGCGCCGTCGCCGGAAAGAACCTCGCGTACCGCAACAGCCGCCACAGCTGA
- the pyrF gene encoding orotidine-5'-phosphate decarboxylase: MTFAQAVTDRTRALQTRLCVGLDPRLDAYRDAAHLREHTLDVLEATAPYAACVKPQLAFYEALGLDGLRILEEVCAAARTLGLPVLLDAKRGDIGSTAQAYAQGWLTGRHAGAALTVNPFLGFETLTPFVDTARANGGAVFVLVKTSNPGQADLQGGGISERVADEITRLNAQEDAEYASVGAVVGATHPGDLAAFRARMPRALLLLPGLGAQGATAAQLAPAFDPGGTGALASASRGVQYASGLDVRASVDAARDFRNALNSVLS; encoded by the coding sequence ATGACCTTCGCGCAGGCCGTGACCGACCGCACCCGAGCCCTCCAGACCCGCCTGTGCGTGGGCCTGGACCCCCGCCTGGACGCCTACCGGGACGCCGCGCACCTGCGCGAACACACCCTGGACGTGCTGGAGGCGACCGCGCCGTACGCCGCGTGCGTGAAACCGCAGCTGGCGTTCTACGAGGCGCTGGGCCTGGACGGCCTGCGCATCCTGGAGGAGGTGTGCGCGGCGGCCCGCACGCTGGGCCTCCCGGTGTTGCTGGACGCCAAACGTGGCGATATCGGCAGCACGGCGCAGGCGTACGCGCAGGGCTGGCTGACCGGTCGGCACGCGGGCGCGGCGCTGACCGTGAACCCCTTCCTGGGCTTCGAGACCCTCACGCCGTTCGTGGACACTGCGCGCGCGAACGGCGGCGCGGTGTTCGTCCTCGTGAAGACCAGCAACCCCGGTCAGGCGGACCTGCAGGGCGGCGGCATCAGCGAACGCGTCGCGGACGAGATCACCCGCCTGAACGCCCAGGAAGACGCGGAGTACGCCAGCGTCGGCGCGGTCGTGGGCGCCACGCACCCCGGCGATCTGGCCGCGTTCCGCGCCCGCATGCCCCGCGCACTGCTGCTCCTGCCCGGTCTGGGCGCGCAGGGCGCGACCGCCGCGCAGCTCGCCCCGGCCTTCGACCCCGGCGGGACCGGCGCGCTCGCCAGCGCCAGCCGGGGCGTGCAGTACGCCAGCGGCCTGGATGTCCGCGCCAGCGTGGACGCCGCGCGGGACTTCCGCAACGCCCTGAACAGCGTGCTGAGTTGA